The following is a genomic window from Pseudomonas sp. FP2335.
GTAGCTGGACAGCTCGATGATCACCAAGCCGTCATGCTGCTCACGTACCTTGGCCTGCAAGTACATGCTGTTGCGCGGCGCGGCGGTGCGCAGGAATTGCTCGCGATAGGTCTCAAGGCTGGTCGGCAGCGGGTCGTTCGCGTTGGTGCGGGTCATTTCCAGCAGGCGCTGTTCGATCAGGGCGTCCAGCTTGGGCTCCTTGGCGAAGTGCACGGTGTCGATGTTCACCAGTGGGCAATCGGCGCTGGCACAACCGGCCTGGCTTTGCTCGGTGGTGTCGCGGGTGGCTTCCAGCGGCGTGCGCCAGCTGGGTTGGAACAGGCTTTGACAGGCGCCGAGGGTCAGTGCGATGCAGGCCACGGAGGCGATTTTTAAAAGCGACATGGATGTCCTTCGTCTATCGATAAGAGCGAAATTGTGCAGGTTCGACTACCGGCATGGCCGTCAGTTCGCCACTAAGCTGAATAGAGTGAGTTTGACGTTCGCCGTCTATCCCGGCAACTGGAAAGGGGCTGCACCAACGGGCGCGAGCGCGTTAGGATGGCGCGAATTGCACAGGCTTAACGAGGCAGGATATGACGGATACAGCGAAATCGACGCCGAGCGCG
Proteins encoded in this region:
- a CDS encoding RsiV family protein, giving the protein MSLLKIASVACIALTLGACQSLFQPSWRTPLEATRDTTEQSQAGCASADCPLVNIDTVHFAKEPKLDALIEQRLLEMTRTNANDPLPTSLETYREQFLRTAAPRNSMYLQAKVREQHDGLVIIELSSYLDQGVTHGEPGRGFINYSRQQQKALTLTDMLLPGKEDAFWKAAQVAHNSWLISTRLSLEPEFVKTYPFQKTPNVALTYGGVILKYPTSTIAPYALGHVELQIPYSRLDGILKPEWVPARR